The following coding sequences lie in one Trichoderma breve strain T069 chromosome 1, whole genome shotgun sequence genomic window:
- a CDS encoding fungal hydrophobin domain-containing protein, whose amino-acid sequence MKFFTIVTLLAAVAIASPLEDALNVGSEWWGDHDHNDHDDHIAHICPQGLYSNPYEKFYDSEDLRKTCTKAKESALCCVASVSDEAILCQPPLA is encoded by the exons ATGAAGTTCTTCACCATCGTCACCCTCCTCGCCGCTGTTGCTATTGCCTCTCCTCTCGAGGATGCCCTCAACGTTGGCAGCGAGTGGTGGGGCGATCACGATCACAACGACCACGACGACCATATCGCTCATATCTGCCCCCAAGGCCTCTACAGCAACCCCTA CGAAAAGTTTTATGACTCTGAAGATTTGCGCAAGACATgcaccaaggccaaggaatCGGCTCTCTGCTGCGTTGCTTCCGTG AGCGACGAGGCTATTCTGTGCCAACCTCCTTTGGCCTAA